One window of the Lemur catta isolate mLemCat1 chromosome 6, mLemCat1.pri, whole genome shotgun sequence genome contains the following:
- the ZNF641 gene encoding zinc finger protein 641 isoform X1: MLSEQTAALGTGWESMNVQLDGAEPQVERGGQEEGPWRTAPGPLEHLCCDLEEEPQSLQEKAQSAPWVPTIPQEGSTGDWEMAAALLAAGSQGLVTIKDVSLCFSQEEWRSLDPSQTDFYGEYVMQENCGIVVSLRFPIPKLDMLSQLEGGEEQWVPDSQDLEERDILRVTYTGDGSEHEGDTPELEAEPPRMLSSVSEDTVLWNPEQDETWDSMPRGSRGMFLGPPFLQEDSFSNLCSTEMDSLLRPHTCPQCGKQFVWGSHLARHQQTHTGERPYSCLKCEKSFGRRHHLIRHQKTHLHDKPIRCSECGKNFRCNSHLASHQRVHTEGKSCKGQEVGESPGARKRQRAPPVPKCHVCTECGKSFGRRHHLVRHWLTHTGEKPFQCPRCEKSFGRKHHLDRHLLTHQGQSPRSSWDRGTSVF; this comes from the exons ATGCTTTCAGAACAGACAGCAGCCTTGGGGACAGGATGGGAGTCAATGAATGTACAGCTGGATGGAGCAGAGCCCCAGGTGGAAAGGGGAGGCCAGGAAGAGGGGCCATGGAGAACAGCGCCAGGGCCACTGGAACACCTTTGCTGTGACCTTGAAGAGGAGCCACAGTCCCTTCAGGAAAAGG cTCAGTCTGCTCCCTGGGTTCCTACAATTCCCCAGGAGGGGAGCACTGGAGATTGGGAAATGGCAGCTGCACTTCTTGCGGCCGGATCACAG GGCCTGGTAACCATCAAGGATGTGTCACTGTGCTTCTCTCAGGAGGAGTGGCGGAGCCTGGACCCCTCTCAGACAGACTTTTATGGAGAATATGTCATGCAGGAAAACTGTGGGATAGTAGTCTCTCTGA GATTTCCAATTCCCAAACTGGACATGCTTTCTCAACTAGAAGGAGGAGAAGAACAATGGGTCCCTGACTCCCAGGACTTAGAGGAGAGGGACATTCTGAGGGTCACATACACAG GAGACGGAAGTGAACATGAGGGGGATACCCCTGAACTAGAAGCAGAACCTCCCAGAATGTTATCCAGTGTGTCTGAAGATACTGTTCTGTGGAACCCAGAGCAGGATGAGACCTGGGATTCCATGCCCAGGGGTTCTAGAGGAATGTTCCTGGGTCCCCCTTTTCTTCAGGAAGATAGCTTCTCAAACCTATGTAGCACAGAGATGGATTCCCTGTTAAGACCCCACACATGCCCCCAGTGTGGGAAACAGTTTGTGTGGGGCTCCCACCTTGCCAGGCATCAGCaaacacacactggggagagGCCCTACAGTTGCCTCAAGTGTGAGAAGAGCTTTGGGCGAAGACATCACCTAATCAGGCACCAGAAAACCCACCTACATGACAAGCCCATCAGGTGCTCTGAGTGTGGCAAGAATTTCCGATGCAACTCCCATCTGGCCAGCCACCAGAGAGTGCACACAGAAGGTAAATCCTGCAAGGGCCAAGAGGTTGGAGAGAGCCCTGGGGCAAGGAAACGGCAGCGTGCCCCACCAGTGCCAAAGTGTCATGTGTGCACTGAATGTGGGAAGAGCTTTGGCAGAAGGCATCACCTTGTGAGACACTGGCTGACCCATACTGGGGAGAAGCCCTTCCAGTGCCCTCGCTGTGAGAAGAGCTTTGGCCGCAAACATCACCTGGACAGGCACCTGCTGACCCACCAGGGGCAAAGTCCCCGGAGCAGCTGGGACAGAGGGACGTCTGTCTTTTGA
- the ZNF641 gene encoding zinc finger protein 641 isoform X2, whose product MAAALLAAGSQGLVTIKDVSLCFSQEEWRSLDPSQTDFYGEYVMQENCGIVVSLRFPIPKLDMLSQLEGGEEQWVPDSQDLEERDILRVTYTGDGSEHEGDTPELEAEPPRMLSSVSEDTVLWNPEQDETWDSMPRGSRGMFLGPPFLQEDSFSNLCSTEMDSLLRPHTCPQCGKQFVWGSHLARHQQTHTGERPYSCLKCEKSFGRRHHLIRHQKTHLHDKPIRCSECGKNFRCNSHLASHQRVHTEGKSCKGQEVGESPGARKRQRAPPVPKCHVCTECGKSFGRRHHLVRHWLTHTGEKPFQCPRCEKSFGRKHHLDRHLLTHQGQSPRSSWDRGTSVF is encoded by the exons ATGGCAGCTGCACTTCTTGCGGCCGGATCACAG GGCCTGGTAACCATCAAGGATGTGTCACTGTGCTTCTCTCAGGAGGAGTGGCGGAGCCTGGACCCCTCTCAGACAGACTTTTATGGAGAATATGTCATGCAGGAAAACTGTGGGATAGTAGTCTCTCTGA GATTTCCAATTCCCAAACTGGACATGCTTTCTCAACTAGAAGGAGGAGAAGAACAATGGGTCCCTGACTCCCAGGACTTAGAGGAGAGGGACATTCTGAGGGTCACATACACAG GAGACGGAAGTGAACATGAGGGGGATACCCCTGAACTAGAAGCAGAACCTCCCAGAATGTTATCCAGTGTGTCTGAAGATACTGTTCTGTGGAACCCAGAGCAGGATGAGACCTGGGATTCCATGCCCAGGGGTTCTAGAGGAATGTTCCTGGGTCCCCCTTTTCTTCAGGAAGATAGCTTCTCAAACCTATGTAGCACAGAGATGGATTCCCTGTTAAGACCCCACACATGCCCCCAGTGTGGGAAACAGTTTGTGTGGGGCTCCCACCTTGCCAGGCATCAGCaaacacacactggggagagGCCCTACAGTTGCCTCAAGTGTGAGAAGAGCTTTGGGCGAAGACATCACCTAATCAGGCACCAGAAAACCCACCTACATGACAAGCCCATCAGGTGCTCTGAGTGTGGCAAGAATTTCCGATGCAACTCCCATCTGGCCAGCCACCAGAGAGTGCACACAGAAGGTAAATCCTGCAAGGGCCAAGAGGTTGGAGAGAGCCCTGGGGCAAGGAAACGGCAGCGTGCCCCACCAGTGCCAAAGTGTCATGTGTGCACTGAATGTGGGAAGAGCTTTGGCAGAAGGCATCACCTTGTGAGACACTGGCTGACCCATACTGGGGAGAAGCCCTTCCAGTGCCCTCGCTGTGAGAAGAGCTTTGGCCGCAAACATCACCTGGACAGGCACCTGCTGACCCACCAGGGGCAAAGTCCCCGGAGCAGCTGGGACAGAGGGACGTCTGTCTTTTGA